A stretch of the Chlorobiota bacterium genome encodes the following:
- a CDS encoding polyprenol monophosphomannose synthase → MSFIFKKVLVIIPTYNELDNVPTLINDVLKQDDRLDLLFVDDNSPDGTGKFIENVTLTNDRVNLISRESKLGLGTAYCKGFEYAILNNYDVAFEMDADYSHDPNTIPVFLDKILENDLVIGSRYSQGVNVVNWPMSRLLLSYCANIYSRLITGMPLYDGTGGFKCFRVSLLRKINLNKINSNGYSFQIELNFLAWNLGSKILEIPIIFVDRRNGVSKMSKNIIHEAMIMVWKLRFLKIFGSIKKLYN, encoded by the coding sequence ATGTCTTTTATATTCAAAAAAGTTTTGGTTATAATTCCAACTTATAATGAACTTGATAATGTACCAACATTAATAAATGATGTATTAAAACAAGATGATAGATTAGACTTACTTTTTGTTGATGATAATTCTCCTGATGGTACAGGCAAATTTATTGAGAATGTAACTTTGACTAATGATAGAGTTAATTTAATTAGTAGGGAAAGTAAATTAGGTCTTGGAACCGCTTACTGTAAAGGTTTTGAGTATGCAATATTAAATAATTACGATGTTGCCTTTGAAATGGATGCTGATTATTCTCATGATCCAAACACAATACCAGTGTTTCTTGATAAAATTTTAGAGAACGATTTAGTAATTGGTTCAAGATATTCTCAAGGAGTTAATGTTGTAAATTGGCCAATGAGCAGGTTATTATTAAGCTATTGTGCTAATATATATTCAAGACTTATCACTGGAATGCCTTTGTATGATGGTACAGGTGGTTTTAAATGCTTTAGAGTTTCATTACTAAGAAAAATAAATCTTAATAAAATTAATTCAAATGGTTATTCTTTTCAAATTGAATTGAATTTTTTGGCTTGGAATTTAGGTTCTAAAATTCTAGAGATTCCTATTATTTTTGTAGATAGGAGAAATGGAGTTTCTAAAATGTCCAAAAATATAATTCATGAAGCTATGATTATGGTTTGGAAGTTAAGATTTTTAAAGATATTTGGTAGTATTAAAAAATTGTATAATTAA
- a CDS encoding aminopeptidase P family protein: MFKSIHNINYKFFSKLLFLSWLCFAPTLALHPQEAGRYDHYVINDTDLIKPSEYALRRQKALDYLDSGMALFLESSKEKVRSNDVNFDFKQNNNLYYLTGINEIGVSFILFKNAFHLKNGDSTYEILFVKDRDKYSDLWINKRMGVDVAKKISKIKVVLEDIELQSVLDSILPKTKTLLYSDWGYNILMDVISRNQSNWVKDNLIKIKTKYPNLSIINNNQLFSVLRVIKSESEIKLMQKAIDISVEAHLETIKNAKLGMYEYELEAIMESVFHKRGSESPAYPSIIGSGENGCILHYTSSRRKILNQDLIVMDCGAEYHGYCADITRTIPINGRFSNEQKLIYDLVYKAQDSAIKLCRKGNQFKSPHFLAVEIISKGLKSLGIINNESEYGQYFMHGTSHYLGLDVHDVGSTKILLDEGMIITVEPGIYIANDSPCDKKWWNISVRIEDDILITKDNPIIMSEKLPRISTEIEKIMKKNL, from the coding sequence TTGTTTAAGTCAATTCATAATATAAATTATAAATTTTTTAGTAAATTATTATTTTTATCTTGGCTATGTTTTGCTCCTACATTAGCATTGCATCCTCAAGAAGCAGGTAGATATGATCATTATGTAATAAATGATACTGATTTGATAAAGCCATCTGAATATGCTTTAAGAAGACAAAAAGCTCTTGATTATTTAGATTCTGGGATGGCTCTTTTTTTAGAAAGCTCAAAAGAAAAAGTTAGATCTAATGATGTCAATTTTGATTTCAAACAGAACAACAATTTATATTACTTGACTGGAATAAATGAAATTGGAGTTTCATTTATTTTGTTTAAAAATGCGTTTCATCTAAAGAATGGTGATTCAACCTATGAAATTCTATTTGTAAAAGATAGAGATAAATATAGTGATTTATGGATTAACAAAAGAATGGGTGTAGATGTTGCAAAAAAAATATCAAAAATTAAAGTTGTTTTAGAAGATATTGAATTGCAAAGTGTTTTAGATTCTATTTTACCCAAAACCAAAACTTTACTATATTCAGATTGGGGCTATAATATTTTAATGGATGTTATTTCGAGAAATCAATCTAATTGGGTTAAAGATAATTTAATCAAAATTAAAACTAAATATCCAAATCTTTCAATAATTAATAACAATCAATTATTTTCTGTTCTAAGAGTAATTAAATCTGAATCAGAAATAAAGTTAATGCAAAAAGCTATTGATATTAGTGTTGAAGCACATTTAGAAACTATTAAAAATGCAAAACTTGGAATGTATGAATATGAACTTGAAGCAATTATGGAATCAGTTTTTCATAAAAGGGGTTCTGAATCTCCTGCTTATCCAAGTATAATAGGGAGTGGAGAAAATGGTTGTATTTTACATTATACCTCAAGTAGAAGAAAAATTTTAAACCAAGATTTAATTGTAATGGATTGTGGTGCAGAGTATCATGGATATTGTGCAGATATTACTAGAACAATTCCTATAAACGGTAGATTTTCAAATGAACAAAAGTTGATATATGATTTAGTTTATAAGGCACAAGATTCAGCCATTAAATTATGTCGAAAAGGAAATCAGTTTAAATCACCACATTTTTTAGCTGTTGAGATAATTAGTAAAGGTTTAAAAAGTTTGGGAATAATAAATAATGAATCTGAGTATGGTCAGTATTTTATGCATGGAACTTCTCATTATTTAGGTTTAGATGTGCATGACGTTGGAAGTACTAAAATTTTATTAGATGAAGGAATGATTATAACTGTTGAACCAGGTATCTATATTGCAAATGATAGTCCTTGCGATAAAAAATGGTGGAACATTAGTGTTAGAATTGAAGATGACATATTAATAACAAAGGATAATCCAATAATTATGTCAGAAAAACTACCAAGAATATCAACTGAAATTGAAAAAATAATGAAAAAAAATCTTTAA